The following are from one region of the Arthrobacter sp. TMP15 genome:
- a CDS encoding DUF262 domain-containing protein — MSERANSIDGVAKTIAEILKDKKYSIDYYQREYKWETKQLAELVTDLTGKFLEFYSPDHKRTAVGGYPGYFLGSIIVSQKGSQPFVVDGQQRLTTLTLILTYLRRLQSDLGTSEVKIDELIYSEAYGEKSFNLDVADRNDSMQGLFEQGEYEAPPESVESVHTLIARYSEIDDLFPDELKGDALPYFIDWLKDRVQIVQITAYNDDDAYAIFETMNDRGLKLTPADMLKGYLLANIDDGAPRAKANDLWRSWMRRLDDFDEGLGSDFLKTWLRSQYSTKIRERKKDAKPQNWDRIGTEFHRWLRGDAKRIGLTSNDAFGTFVTRDLDFYARQYERIIEAEVSFAPKSPLRFIRFNADHRFTLQDQMLLAPLRTDDEAATIDIKFEIVGRFIDILLAWRIWNFRATDYSTMQYGMTALMFRIRGLSVSELARELYRYLLDEKETFDSGADLYVHQQNRGQLHKILARITDHVTTQSGQASNYVELTGGTGVKYEVEHIWANHPERHTGEFVQETEFARHRNRIGGLLLLPKQHNGSYNDDTYEQKRPRYFSQNLLAASLDPQAYEKNPGFVRFVRSRGLDFRPYDAFTATSVTERGDLYRAIAKQVWNPEDLLRVAGLAVAE, encoded by the coding sequence GTGAGCGAGCGCGCAAACAGTATTGACGGAGTCGCTAAGACGATCGCCGAAATTCTGAAGGACAAGAAGTATTCGATTGACTATTACCAGCGCGAATACAAGTGGGAGACGAAGCAGCTCGCTGAGCTCGTGACGGACCTGACGGGGAAGTTCCTTGAGTTCTACAGCCCGGATCACAAGCGGACTGCGGTCGGAGGATACCCAGGGTACTTCCTCGGTTCGATCATCGTCTCGCAGAAGGGTAGCCAGCCGTTCGTCGTTGACGGTCAGCAGCGGCTCACCACGCTCACGCTGATCCTCACCTATTTGCGTCGTCTGCAGAGTGATCTTGGTACCTCCGAGGTGAAGATCGATGAGCTGATCTATTCAGAGGCCTACGGAGAGAAGTCTTTCAACCTCGACGTCGCCGACCGCAACGACAGCATGCAGGGCTTGTTCGAACAAGGGGAGTATGAAGCACCGCCTGAATCCGTTGAGTCAGTGCATACACTCATCGCTCGATACAGCGAAATCGACGATCTCTTCCCGGACGAACTCAAAGGCGATGCGTTGCCGTACTTCATCGACTGGCTCAAGGATCGCGTACAGATCGTTCAGATCACCGCTTACAACGACGATGACGCGTACGCGATCTTCGAAACGATGAACGATCGCGGACTTAAATTGACTCCGGCCGACATGCTCAAGGGCTACTTGCTTGCGAACATCGATGACGGAGCGCCGCGCGCGAAAGCTAACGACCTCTGGCGTTCCTGGATGCGGAGGCTCGACGATTTTGATGAGGGTCTCGGCTCGGACTTCCTGAAAACTTGGCTGCGAAGCCAGTACTCAACCAAGATTCGTGAGCGCAAGAAGGATGCGAAGCCCCAGAACTGGGACCGCATAGGCACCGAGTTTCACCGGTGGCTTCGTGGAGATGCCAAACGCATCGGGCTTACCTCGAACGACGCGTTCGGCACGTTCGTCACGCGCGACCTCGACTTCTACGCGCGCCAGTACGAGCGCATCATCGAGGCCGAGGTATCGTTTGCTCCGAAGAGCCCGCTGCGGTTCATCCGGTTCAACGCCGACCATCGCTTCACTCTTCAAGACCAGATGCTGCTCGCTCCGCTCCGCACTGATGATGAAGCCGCGACCATCGATATCAAATTCGAGATCGTTGGCCGCTTCATCGACATCCTGTTGGCCTGGCGTATCTGGAATTTCCGGGCCACTGACTACTCGACGATGCAGTACGGCATGACTGCGCTCATGTTTCGCATCCGAGGGCTAAGCGTCAGTGAACTGGCTCGCGAGTTGTACCGTTACCTCCTCGACGAGAAGGAAACCTTCGACTCGGGCGCAGACCTATACGTGCACCAGCAGAACCGCGGCCAGCTCCATAAGATCCTCGCCCGTATCACCGACCACGTCACAACACAGTCGGGGCAGGCCTCGAATTACGTTGAACTCACCGGTGGCACGGGAGTGAAGTACGAAGTCGAGCACATCTGGGCAAACCATCCAGAGCGCCATACCGGCGAGTTCGTCCAAGAGACTGAATTCGCACGGCACAGGAACCGCATTGGGGGCCTGCTTCTGCTCCCGAAACAGCACAACGGCAGCTACAACGACGACACTTATGAGCAGAAGCGGCCCCGCTACTTCTCTCAGAACCTGCTGGCAGCGTCACTCGATCCGCAGGCCTACGAGAAAAACCCGGGCTTCGTTCGGTTCGTGCGCAGCCGCGGGCTCGACTTCCGCCCCTACGACGCGTTCACCGCTACTTCAGTCACCGAGCGTGGGGACCTGTACCGAGCGATTGCCAAGCAAGTGTGGAATCCCGAGGACCTCCTTCGCGTCGCCGGTCTGGCGGTGGCGGAGTGA
- a CDS encoding class I SAM-dependent DNA methyltransferase — protein sequence MSQSPINHSRIAALIWSIADDVLRDLYVRGKYRDVILPFTVLRRLDSVLRQTRDAVMTMKKMLDDAGIADQDAPLRDAAKQDFYNTSGFTLQDLRHTSNSTRLRQNFEAYLDGFSPNVQEIIDNFEFRNQLSRLTKADALGALIEKFLAPDLDLSPTGLDNHGMGTVFEELVRRFNEENNEEAGEHWTPRDAVRLMTRLMFEPIADEIPSGTYRLYDGAMGTGGMLTVAEETLKHLTESSGKKVSTHLYGQEINAETYAIAKADLILKGDGKAADNIVGGPEYSTLSNDAFAGQEFDFMLSNPPYGKSWKTDQDRLGGAKKIIDPRFVVTHAGDSEYSLVTRSSDGQLMFLANLISKMKQETELGSRIASVHNGSSLFTGDAGQGESNIRRWIIENDWLEAIVALPLKMFYNTGIATYIWVLSNRKEERRKGKVQLIDATGWSTPLRKNLGEKGVEVKATDADNVLEAFNAFDQYDDTDRSKVFDGVDFGYQKITVERPLRIVGVNPTRVYTAKEIKQLKEDGVRDETAPAVIKKMLPNAAVPDPLRGQYEVTIDGRTRVVEYEPDTELRDTEQVPLTEPAGEFADGIEAFFRREVTPYAADAWIDKSKTKIGYEISFTRHFYKPAPMRTLADIQADIRELEAETDDLIAEIAGGQA from the coding sequence GTGTCGCAAAGCCCCATCAACCATTCTCGAATCGCAGCCCTCATCTGGAGCATCGCTGACGACGTACTGAGAGACCTCTATGTCCGCGGCAAATACCGCGACGTGATTCTCCCCTTCACTGTCCTTCGCCGACTCGACAGTGTCCTCAGGCAGACTCGCGACGCGGTGATGACGATGAAGAAGATGCTCGATGATGCCGGCATTGCCGATCAGGACGCACCGCTCAGGGACGCCGCCAAGCAGGACTTCTACAATACGTCCGGATTCACACTGCAGGATCTGCGCCACACGTCGAACTCGACGCGGCTGCGTCAGAATTTCGAAGCGTACCTGGATGGGTTCTCACCGAATGTTCAGGAGATCATTGACAATTTTGAGTTCCGCAACCAACTTTCCCGGCTGACCAAGGCTGACGCACTCGGAGCGCTGATCGAGAAGTTCCTCGCGCCTGATCTTGACCTCTCGCCGACGGGGCTTGATAACCATGGAATGGGCACCGTCTTCGAGGAACTCGTGCGTCGGTTCAACGAGGAGAATAACGAAGAGGCTGGTGAGCACTGGACTCCGCGTGACGCGGTGCGGTTGATGACCAGATTGATGTTTGAACCTATCGCTGACGAGATCCCTTCGGGAACATACCGTCTCTATGACGGCGCGATGGGTACCGGCGGCATGCTGACCGTCGCCGAGGAAACACTGAAGCATTTGACGGAGAGCTCCGGCAAGAAAGTGTCCACTCACTTGTATGGGCAGGAGATCAACGCCGAGACATACGCGATCGCGAAAGCTGACCTGATCCTCAAAGGTGATGGGAAGGCGGCTGACAACATCGTCGGTGGTCCGGAATACTCAACACTTTCGAATGATGCATTCGCGGGGCAGGAGTTCGACTTCATGCTCTCGAACCCGCCGTACGGCAAGAGCTGGAAGACCGATCAGGATCGGCTCGGAGGTGCAAAGAAGATCATCGACCCGCGCTTCGTGGTCACCCACGCCGGCGACAGTGAGTACTCACTCGTCACGCGTAGCAGCGATGGGCAGCTGATGTTCCTGGCGAACCTCATCTCGAAGATGAAGCAGGAGACTGAGCTTGGCTCTCGGATCGCGTCGGTCCATAACGGGTCCTCGCTGTTCACTGGCGACGCAGGACAGGGCGAGAGTAACATCCGTCGATGGATCATCGAGAACGACTGGCTCGAAGCGATCGTTGCGCTGCCGCTGAAGATGTTCTATAACACGGGTATCGCGACATACATATGGGTGCTCTCAAACCGTAAAGAGGAGCGACGCAAGGGCAAGGTTCAGCTCATCGACGCGACCGGCTGGTCCACGCCGCTCCGCAAGAACCTCGGCGAAAAGGGTGTTGAGGTTAAAGCTACGGACGCCGACAATGTTCTTGAGGCGTTCAACGCATTCGACCAGTACGACGACACCGATCGTTCCAAGGTGTTCGACGGAGTCGATTTCGGCTACCAGAAGATCACCGTCGAGCGACCGCTCCGAATCGTGGGTGTGAACCCGACCCGCGTGTATACGGCGAAGGAAATCAAGCAACTTAAGGAAGACGGTGTGCGCGACGAGACTGCGCCCGCAGTCATCAAGAAGATGCTCCCGAATGCTGCTGTGCCCGACCCGCTGCGCGGCCAATACGAGGTGACTATTGACGGGCGTACTCGCGTGGTGGAGTACGAGCCCGACACCGAACTTCGCGACACCGAACAGGTGCCGCTGACCGAGCCAGCAGGAGAGTTCGCCGACGGCATTGAGGCGTTCTTCCGACGTGAAGTTACACCCTATGCAGCGGATGCCTGGATCGATAAGTCGAAGACGAAAATCGGCTACGAAATCTCCTTCACTCGCCACTTTTATAAGCCCGCTCCGATGCGCACCCTTGCAGATATCCAAGCCGATATCCGCGAACTCGAAGCCGAGACCGACGACCTGATCGCCGAGATTGCGGGAGGTCAGGCGTGA
- the ychF gene encoding redox-regulated ATPase YchF yields MALTIGIVGLPNVGKSTLFNALTRNNVLAANYPFATIEPNVGVVSLPDPRLAKLAEIFGSQRLLPAVVSFVDIAGIVKGASEGEGLGNKFLANIREAEAIAQVIRVFDDPDVIHVDGKVDPRSDMETINTELILADMQTIEKAIPRLEKAVKLKQRDAAELKAILAAQTVLERGDTIFASIKSDKLEMEHLAELSLLTAKPFIYVFNVDDAVLANPERQAELRELVAPADAIFLDAKLESDLVELDEEEAREMLEMSGQEESGLNQLARVGFHTLGLQTYLTAGPKETRAWTIRQGDTAPQAAGVIHTDFQRGFIKAEVVHFDDLIEAGSMHEAKAKGKVRIEGKEYVMHDGDVVEFRHGITSAAQGKK; encoded by the coding sequence GTGGCTCTTACAATTGGCATCGTCGGACTGCCCAACGTCGGCAAATCAACTCTTTTCAACGCACTGACTCGCAACAACGTGCTCGCAGCGAACTATCCGTTCGCCACCATCGAGCCCAATGTTGGCGTCGTCAGCCTGCCCGATCCCCGTTTGGCGAAGCTCGCTGAAATCTTCGGCTCGCAGCGCTTGCTGCCTGCAGTGGTGTCTTTTGTTGACATCGCAGGAATTGTCAAAGGCGCTTCGGAAGGGGAAGGGCTGGGCAATAAATTCCTGGCCAATATTCGCGAGGCTGAAGCGATCGCTCAGGTCATCCGGGTCTTCGACGATCCCGATGTTATTCATGTGGACGGTAAGGTTGACCCCCGTTCCGATATGGAAACCATCAATACAGAGCTGATTCTGGCTGACATGCAGACCATTGAAAAGGCGATTCCGCGCTTGGAAAAGGCTGTCAAGCTCAAGCAGCGAGATGCAGCCGAGTTGAAGGCAATCTTGGCCGCCCAGACTGTCCTTGAACGCGGAGACACCATCTTTGCTTCCATCAAGAGCGACAAGCTGGAGATGGAGCACTTGGCCGAGCTCAGCCTGCTCACGGCCAAACCTTTCATCTATGTTTTCAATGTTGATGACGCAGTTCTGGCCAACCCGGAGCGCCAAGCCGAGCTGCGTGAACTTGTGGCTCCCGCAGACGCGATTTTCCTTGACGCCAAGCTGGAATCCGACCTCGTTGAGCTAGATGAGGAGGAGGCTAGGGAGATGCTCGAGATGAGTGGCCAAGAGGAATCAGGCCTGAATCAGCTGGCCCGCGTTGGCTTCCACACCCTTGGTTTGCAGACGTACCTCACGGCAGGTCCGAAAGAAACGCGCGCGTGGACCATCCGTCAGGGTGACACAGCTCCGCAGGCAGCCGGAGTTATCCACACAGATTTCCAGCGTGGATTCATCAAGGCTGAAGTTGTCCACTTTGATGACTTGATAGAAGCGGGATCGATGCACGAGGCCAAGGCCAAGGGCAAGGTCCGTATTGAGGGTAAGGAATACGTTATGCACGACGGCGACGTGGTGGAGTTCCGTCACGGAATAACCTCTGCTGCACAGGGTAAAAAATGA
- a CDS encoding DNA recombination protein RmuC has protein sequence MNGIGWLVAVLMLVVGLVLGAAAVAWVLLGRLRGANEEADAAHERVAALNTSFAGADAERRLLASQNHALTAQQGSDSNVLQALGPVSEKLSAVQRQVALLERDRVEQYGQLAEQLRAAKDADAKLLATTSSLASALRSNSARGKWGEVQLRRVVESAGMLAHVDFEEQVHTATDDGVHRPDMIVRLPGGKELVLDAKVPLSSFLNAHDAGTTDSAESQQHLARHAKAVKAHIDALAGKQYWASATNSPELVICFVPVESILSAALMSDPGLLDYAMSKNVVLASPISLMAILKSVAFSWRQDVLTESAKELFELSAQLYTRLGTMGEAVSAVGVSLKTSVDRYNKLVGTLEARVLPTARKLNALDPKSLESPAQVESTPRILTAPEFEETPRINQAI, from the coding sequence ATGAATGGAATTGGGTGGCTTGTAGCCGTATTGATGTTGGTAGTTGGGCTGGTGCTCGGCGCCGCCGCAGTAGCGTGGGTGCTGCTGGGCAGACTCCGCGGTGCAAACGAGGAGGCGGATGCGGCCCATGAGCGGGTGGCCGCGCTCAATACGAGTTTTGCTGGTGCGGATGCAGAACGCAGGCTTCTTGCCTCGCAGAATCACGCCCTCACAGCTCAGCAAGGCTCTGATTCGAACGTCCTGCAGGCATTGGGGCCTGTCTCCGAGAAGCTCAGCGCCGTGCAGCGCCAAGTCGCTTTGCTCGAGCGTGATCGTGTAGAACAGTACGGTCAGCTCGCCGAACAGCTACGAGCCGCTAAGGACGCAGACGCCAAATTATTGGCCACGACCTCATCGCTGGCCTCAGCCCTTCGCTCCAATAGTGCCCGTGGCAAATGGGGCGAAGTCCAGCTGCGCCGTGTGGTGGAGTCCGCTGGCATGCTTGCCCACGTCGACTTTGAGGAACAGGTCCACACCGCCACGGACGACGGCGTTCACCGCCCCGACATGATTGTCCGGCTTCCCGGTGGTAAGGAGTTGGTCCTGGATGCCAAAGTTCCATTATCTTCCTTTCTCAACGCGCACGACGCCGGCACAACCGACAGCGCCGAATCACAGCAACATTTGGCTCGCCATGCCAAAGCCGTTAAGGCTCACATTGATGCGCTGGCTGGTAAGCAGTACTGGGCCTCAGCGACAAACTCTCCGGAACTGGTGATTTGTTTTGTGCCGGTGGAGTCAATCCTCTCAGCGGCACTGATGTCCGACCCCGGTCTCTTGGATTATGCAATGTCCAAAAACGTGGTGCTCGCCTCGCCCATCTCACTTATGGCCATTTTGAAGTCCGTGGCCTTTAGTTGGCGCCAAGACGTCCTGACCGAAAGCGCCAAGGAACTCTTTGAGCTCTCAGCCCAGCTGTACACGCGTTTGGGCACCATGGGCGAGGCCGTTTCAGCAGTAGGCGTCTCACTTAAGACAAGTGTTGACCGCTACAACAAATTAGTGGGAACTCTCGAAGCAAGGGTTCTGCCCACCGCCCGCAAGCTCAATGCTCTTGACCCAAAATCGCTTGAATCTCCTGCCCAAGTAGAGAGCACCCCGCGAATACTCACAGCTCCTGAATTTGAGGAAACACCAAGGATAAATCAAGCTATTTAG
- a CDS encoding 4-hydroxy-3-methylbut-2-enyl diphosphate reductase: MSTTAMSFPMPAVPRRRRSPEEVAAAAPVSGEKRVLLAAPRGYCAGVDRAVIAVEKAIEHHGAPVYVRKQIVHNVHVVSSLEARGAIFVEENEEVPEGELVVFSAHGVSPAVVASAAERGLRTIDATCPLVTKVHKEAVRFAKEENHILLIGHEGHEEVEGTYGEAPESITIVNNPDEARTVHVADPDRLIWLSQTTLSVDETMEIVEILRERFPKLQNPPSDDICYATTNRQTAIKEIAPQADLVIIVGSANSSNSVRLVEVALEYGAKASYRVDFAHEIDETWFEGVASVGVSSGASVPEVLVQDVLHLLATYGYESVEEVVTAKEDILFSLPKELRATLKAAGDPDYKGVRSANLL, encoded by the coding sequence ATGAGCACCACTGCAATGTCTTTTCCTATGCCCGCCGTTCCGCGCCGTCGCAGGTCGCCCGAAGAGGTGGCCGCCGCCGCCCCTGTGAGCGGAGAAAAGCGCGTCCTGCTTGCCGCCCCGCGTGGCTATTGCGCTGGAGTAGACCGCGCCGTCATTGCCGTGGAGAAGGCGATTGAACATCACGGAGCACCCGTTTACGTACGCAAACAAATTGTGCACAACGTTCATGTTGTCTCTTCCCTTGAAGCACGCGGGGCAATCTTCGTGGAAGAGAACGAGGAAGTTCCAGAAGGTGAACTAGTGGTCTTCTCCGCCCACGGTGTTTCCCCGGCCGTGGTTGCGTCCGCTGCGGAGCGCGGGCTGCGGACCATCGACGCCACATGCCCGCTGGTAACCAAGGTTCACAAGGAAGCTGTCAGATTCGCCAAGGAAGAAAACCACATTCTCCTGATTGGCCACGAAGGCCACGAGGAAGTGGAAGGAACCTATGGCGAGGCACCCGAGAGCATCACGATTGTGAACAACCCGGATGAGGCTCGGACCGTTCATGTTGCAGACCCCGACCGCCTGATCTGGCTTTCTCAGACCACTCTGTCAGTGGATGAGACTATGGAGATTGTTGAAATCTTGCGTGAGCGGTTCCCGAAGTTGCAGAATCCTCCCAGCGACGATATTTGTTATGCCACCACGAACCGCCAGACTGCCATCAAGGAGATAGCCCCTCAAGCCGATCTGGTGATAATTGTTGGTTCAGCCAACTCCTCCAACTCGGTCCGTTTGGTGGAAGTTGCTCTCGAGTACGGTGCCAAAGCATCCTACCGAGTGGACTTTGCCCACGAAATTGATGAAACCTGGTTTGAAGGCGTGGCCAGTGTAGGCGTTAGCAGTGGGGCTTCAGTACCTGAAGTGCTTGTCCAGGATGTGCTGCACCTGCTTGCCACGTACGGTTACGAGTCCGTGGAAGAAGTAGTCACGGCAAAAGAAGACATCTTGTTCTCCCTGCCCAAAGAACTACGCGCAACATTGAAGGCAGCCGGCGACCCCGATTACAAGGGAGTTCGCAGCGCCAACCTGCTGTAA
- the xseA gene encoding exodeoxyribonuclease VII large subunit, with product MADTPERQVIAPTAAETSPENPWPLQLLSQKLKSHIEKAPPAWVEAQVIELNKRANVSYLTLRDIDAEVSLSVTVWGSVLSRLEAPLEQGSRVVAQLKPDFWLKTGRLSMQGQDIRPVGLGDLLARIEQLRQALAAEGLFDPRRKKPLPLLPHRIGLITGRNSDAMKDVIRNASLRWPAVEFEVREVAVQGVNAVTAVIGALRELDADPRIDVIVIARGGGSLEDLLAFSHESLVRAVAAAHTPIVSAIGHEADRPLLDEVADLRASTPTDAAKRIVPDVGEELRRVDQARSQLNRRIQGLLDRETERLLYLRSRPVLANPMLMFTTKYDEVTSSRGRMRTAVRTQVGRHFDQLRHLRAQVRALSPQKTLDRGYAVVQLEDGAIVRDPEQAPARTLLRVRVAGGDITAVSTEGTAAPRTDDSSAKPFVSNTTSAKDSV from the coding sequence ATGGCGGACACCCCGGAGCGTCAGGTTATTGCGCCAACGGCGGCCGAGACCTCACCTGAAAACCCGTGGCCTTTGCAACTACTGAGCCAAAAGCTCAAGTCCCACATTGAGAAAGCCCCGCCAGCTTGGGTTGAGGCCCAAGTGATCGAGCTGAACAAGCGTGCCAACGTCAGCTATCTGACCTTGCGTGACATAGACGCTGAGGTCTCCTTGAGTGTTACGGTGTGGGGCTCTGTTCTGAGCCGTTTGGAAGCACCTTTGGAGCAAGGTTCCCGTGTTGTAGCCCAGCTCAAACCAGATTTTTGGCTCAAGACAGGCCGCCTGTCCATGCAAGGACAGGACATTCGGCCTGTGGGCTTGGGGGATCTGCTGGCACGGATCGAACAATTGCGCCAGGCCTTGGCGGCTGAAGGACTCTTTGACCCGCGCCGTAAAAAGCCGCTGCCGTTACTCCCCCACCGGATTGGCCTGATCACGGGCAGAAATTCAGATGCTATGAAGGACGTGATTCGCAATGCCTCGTTGCGGTGGCCTGCAGTGGAATTTGAAGTACGCGAAGTTGCCGTCCAGGGCGTCAATGCAGTCACGGCTGTTATCGGGGCGCTGAGGGAACTCGATGCCGATCCCCGGATCGATGTCATTGTCATTGCCCGTGGTGGCGGTTCCCTCGAGGACCTGCTCGCTTTCAGCCACGAATCATTGGTCCGTGCCGTGGCTGCCGCGCATACCCCCATTGTCAGCGCTATTGGTCACGAAGCGGACAGGCCGCTCCTGGACGAGGTTGCCGATCTGCGTGCTTCAACGCCAACCGATGCCGCCAAACGTATTGTCCCGGACGTTGGCGAGGAGCTGCGCCGCGTAGATCAGGCACGATCGCAGCTCAACCGCAGAATACAAGGCCTCCTGGACCGCGAAACTGAGCGCCTGCTTTATCTTCGGTCCCGGCCAGTGCTGGCAAACCCTATGCTCATGTTCACAACAAAGTATGACGAAGTTACCTCCTCACGCGGGCGGATGCGCACCGCCGTCCGCACCCAGGTAGGGCGTCATTTCGACCAGCTCAGACACCTCCGCGCCCAAGTTCGTGCCCTGTCCCCGCAAAAAACTCTCGACCGAGGGTATGCGGTGGTTCAACTCGAAGACGGGGCCATCGTCAGGGACCCCGAGCAGGCCCCCGCCCGGACACTCTTGAGAGTTCGAGTTGCAGGCGGAGATATCACCGCCGTAAGCACCGAAGGTACAGCAGCACCTCGTACCGATGACTCATCTGCCAAACCGTTCGTCTCAAACACCACATCAGCAAAGGACTCAGTATGA
- a CDS encoding exodeoxyribonuclease VII small subunit, translated as MNPAETPATPTNIDALSYEQAREQLMNVVNQLEAGSSNLEDSLALWERGESLAKRCEEWLEGAKARLEAARSIDNQVPSEQ; from the coding sequence ATGAACCCCGCCGAAACACCCGCTACCCCCACTAATATTGACGCACTCAGCTACGAGCAGGCCCGTGAACAACTGATGAACGTGGTCAACCAGCTCGAGGCCGGCAGTTCAAACCTTGAGGACTCTTTGGCCCTCTGGGAACGAGGCGAGTCACTGGCTAAGCGTTGCGAAGAATGGTTGGAAGGCGCCAAAGCCCGCCTCGAAGCCGCGCGTTCCATTGACAATCAAGTACCCTCGGAGCAGTAA
- a CDS encoding PPK2 family polyphosphate kinase → MSLPIGFTKHPSDLLKVDSGFSLAEQATNVSPGFSGKKSDGAETLAARAPVLAQLQEQLFAESRFGSRKSILLILQAMDTAGKGGIVGHVVGSVDPQGVQLTTFKAPTDEEKAHHFLWRVRPAAPVPGMFGVFDRSHYEDVLIHRVHAWADADELQRRYEAINEFEAEMVESGTSIVKIMLNVSPKEQLERLTARLHDPTKYWKYSPTDLDEREFWPEYMDAYQRVFEQTSTENAPWYVVPADKKWYARMAVQEILIKTLGSLNLQWPAGDYDLAAERARLKDA, encoded by the coding sequence ATGTCATTGCCAATTGGATTCACTAAACACCCAAGCGATTTGCTGAAAGTAGATTCCGGCTTTTCTCTTGCGGAGCAAGCAACCAATGTCTCTCCAGGTTTTTCAGGCAAGAAGTCCGACGGCGCCGAAACCTTGGCAGCGAGGGCACCTGTGCTTGCCCAGCTTCAAGAGCAGCTTTTCGCCGAAAGTCGTTTTGGCTCCAGAAAATCGATTTTGTTGATTTTGCAGGCGATGGACACCGCAGGCAAGGGCGGGATTGTTGGCCATGTGGTTGGTTCGGTAGATCCGCAAGGTGTGCAGCTGACCACGTTCAAGGCACCAACTGATGAGGAGAAGGCTCACCATTTTCTCTGGCGTGTACGCCCCGCGGCCCCAGTACCTGGGATGTTTGGCGTCTTTGATAGGTCCCACTACGAAGATGTGCTGATCCACCGTGTTCATGCTTGGGCAGATGCCGACGAACTTCAGCGGCGCTATGAAGCCATCAACGAGTTTGAGGCAGAGATGGTTGAATCTGGTACTTCTATTGTAAAAATCATGTTGAACGTCAGTCCTAAGGAACAGCTAGAACGGCTCACCGCGCGTTTACATGACCCCACGAAGTACTGGAAATACAGTCCTACAGACCTGGACGAACGTGAGTTTTGGCCGGAGTACATGGACGCCTACCAGCGTGTCTTTGAGCAGACCAGCACCGAGAATGCGCCCTGGTATGTGGTCCCAGCGGACAAGAAGTGGTACGCCCGTATGGCAGTCCAAGAAATTCTTATTAAGACACTGGGAAGTCTGAATCTGCAATGGCCGGCAGGTGACTACGACCTTGCCGCTGAGCGTGCCCGGCTTAAAGACGCTTGA